CGGGGGGACCACCCCCCAAGGCTAAATACCCATAGCGACCGATAGTGAACAAGTACCGTGAGGGAAAGGTGAAAAGCACCCCGGGAGGGGAGTGAAAAAGAACCTGAAACCGTATGCTTACAAGCTGTCAGAGCACGGTTAAAGTGTGATGGCGTACTTTTTGTAGAACGGACCGGCGAGTTACATCTAACGTGCAGGTTAAGTTGTGAAAGACGGAGCCATAGCGAAAGCGAGTCTTAATAGGGCGCAATGTACGTTGGAGTAGACCCGAAACCTGGTGATCTACCCATGTCCAGAGTGAAGCTTTAGTAAAATAAAGTGGAGGCTCGAACCGACCTTCGTTGAAAAGGAGGCGGATGAGGTGTGGGTAGGGGTGAAATGCCAATCGAACCAGGAGATAGCTGGTTCTCCCCGAAATAGCTTTAGGGCTAGCCTCGGTTTGAGGTATACGGAGGTAGAGCACTGAATGGGCTAGGGGCCTTCACGGGTTACCGAACCCAATCAAACTCCGAATGCCGTAATACCATGACCGGGAGTCAGACTGCGGGTGCTAAGATTCGTAGTCAAGAGGGAAACAGCCCAGACCAACAGCTAAGGTCCCCAAGATATACTAAGTGGAAAAGGATGTGGGGTTGCAGAGACAACCAGGATGTTGGCTTAGAAGCAGCCACCATTTAAAGAGTGCGTAATAGCTCACTGGTCAAGTGGCCCTGCGCCGAAAATGAAACGGGGCTAAGTATATCACCGAAGCTTTGGATTCTCGAGGTTCGATGTTCGAGATTCGATGTTCGAAAGGAGAACTCACATGATAAAAGATTATCATGACCTAGAAGTGTATAAAAGAGGATATAAACTGGCTCTTGAAATACACAAATCAACAAAGAGTTTTCCACAGCATGAGATGTATGAGATAGGGAGCCAATTAAGACGTGCAGCTGTATCAATACCTCTGAATATTGCTGAGGGATATGGCAGAAAGAACTATGTAGACGATTTTAAAAGGTTCTTAATAAATGCACTTGGTTCTTGTAATGAAGTTGCAGTGCTACAAACATGGAAATAATCGAATTTCGAACTTCGAATATCGAACTTCGAGAATGGTAGGGGAGCGTTCCTAGTTCGTAGAAGTCGTACCGAAAGGAGCGGTGGAGGACTAGGAAGTGAGAATGCCGGTATGAGTAAGCGAAAAGGCAGGTGAGAATCCTGCCCGCCGAAAACCTAAGGTTTTCTGGGGAAGGTTCGTCCGCCCAGAGTAAGTCGGGACCTAAGCCGAGGCCGCAAGGCGTAGGCGATGGACAATCGGTTGAGAATCCGATACCACCAATAACCGTTTGAGGATGGAGTGACGCAGGAGGGTAGGTTAAGCCAGCGGCTGGAAAAGCTGGTCCAAGCCGGTAGGGAGTGTGGTAGGCAAATCCGCCACACATAATCCTGAGAGGTGACGGGGAGCGAAAAATAGTAGCGAAGTAACTGATCCCAAACTGCCAAGAAAAGCTTCTAACGAGGTAAATTGGTGCCCGTACCGTAAACCGACACAGGTAGGTGGGGTGAAAATCCTAAGGCGCGCGAGAGAACCCTCGTTAAGGAACTCGGCAAAATGACCCCGTAACTTCGGGAGAAGGGGTGCCTCGATATCGTGAAAGAAAAGCTTCTGGAGCGAGAAGAGGCCGCAGAGAAAAGGCCCAAGCGACTGTTTACCAAAAACACAGGTCCCTGCTAAAGCGAAAGCTGACGTATAGGGGCTGACGCCTGCCCGGTGCTGGAAGGTTAAGGGGAAATGTTAGCGCAAGCGAAGCATAGAACCGAAGCCCCAGTAAACGGCGGCCGTAACTATAACGGTCCTAAGGTAGCGAAATTCCTTGTCAGGTAAGTTCTGACCCGCACGAAAGGCGTAACGATTTGGGCACTGTCTCAACGAGGGGCTCGGTGAAATTGTAATGACGGTGAAGATGCCGTCTACCTGCGACAGGACAGAAAGACCCCGTGGAGCTTTACTGTAGCTTGACATTGGGTTTTGGTATTTGATGTACAGGATAGGTGGGAGACTTGGAAGTCGGGACGCCAGTTTCGATGGAGTCGCCGTTGGGATACCACCCTTTAGATATTGAAATTCTAACTTTATGCCTTGAAGCAGGTATAAGGACAGTGTCAGGTGGGCAGTTTGACTGGGGCGGTCGCCTCCCAAAAGGTAACGGAGGCGCCCAAAGGTTCCCTCAGCGCGGACGGAAATCGCGCGTTAGAGTGCAAAGGCAAAAGGGAGCTTGACAGCGAGACCAACAAGTCGAGCTGGTACGAAAGTAGGGCTTAGTGATCCGGCGGTTCTGAGTGGAAGGGCCGTCGCTCAACGGATAAAAGCTACCCCGGGGATAACAGGCTTATCTCCCCCAAGAGTCCACATCGACGGGGAGGTTTGGCACCTCGATGTCGGCTCATCGCATCCTGGGGCTGAAGTAGGTCCCAAGGGTTGGGCTGTTCGCCCATTAAAGCGGTACGTGAGCTGGGTTCAGAACGTCGTGAGACAGTTCGGTCCCTATCCGTCGCAGGCGCAGGAAACTTGAGAAGAGCTGTCCCTAGTACGAGAGGACCGGGATGGACGGATCACTGGAGTACCAGCTATCGTGCCAACGGTAGCGCTGGGTAACTATATCCGGACGGGATAAGTGCTGAAAGCATCTAAGCACGAAGCCCCCTTCAAGATGAGGTTTCCCACTACGCAAGTAGGTAAGATCCCATGCAGACTACGTGGTAGATAGGCCGGGTGTGTAAGCACAGTAATGTGTTGAGCTGACCGGTACTAATAGATCGAGGTCTTGACCAAATTCGAAGTTCGAAGTTCGAGATTCGAAGTTCGAACGGAAGATACGACGAGATTACTTAAAAGCTGTTCAGTTTTCAGGGAATGCATAATTTTTGAATGAAGATAAGACCCCAAAAAGCCGACGGCCGATGGCCAAACAAGGAAGCCAAAAACCTGCAATCTAAGGCACACTGCCTAGAAAGCAGCACACTATCACAATTGCACAAGATTTCTGGTGGCGATACCGGAGGGGGTACACCTGTTCCCATCCCGAACACAGCAGTTAAGTCCTCCAGGGCCGATGGTACTTGGGGCGCAAGCCCCTGGGAGAGTAGGTCGTCGCCAGAGTAATTTTTTAAAGACCAACAGTCATGATGATTGTTGGTCTTTTTTACGTGCAGCCGACATAGTGTTATTGCTTAGCAGGAAAATATTCAATATTGTCGAATAATAAAATAAATAAATGAAATATAATTTCATAATATGAAATACACAATTTGCTTTGAATATTAACGGGGAGAGGAGGGGATCATTAATAAAGTTGAGTTATGCTAGATAAAACCGCCGGGAGGCTACCGAAAAATGAGTATCATAGATGACCTTTTAAAAGATATTCCCATTCCCAGGATGGTACGTGTCCGTCAAAAATTTGATGCTACAGCATTGGAAAATCCTTTTCTGACACTGAAAGAAGAGTTAAAAAAGCCTGGTTGTCTGGATAAGATCAAACCTGGTTATCAAGTGGCAATTTGTGTTGGCAGCCGAGGTATTGCCAATATTGCCGGGTTTACGAAAACAACAGTTAAGGTACTGCAAGAGGCAGGGGCAAACCCTTTTATTGTGCCCTGTATGGGTAGTCATGGAGGAGCCACTGCAGAGGGACAAGCAGAGGTTCTGGCCCATCTGGGAATTACCGAGGATAGTGTAGGAGCGCCCATTATATCCTCCATGGAAGTGGTTAAAGTTGATGAATTGCCTAACGGCTTGCCAGTTTATGTTGATAAGTATCTTCTTGGTGCCGATGCAATTATCGTCATCAACAGGGTAAAACCACACACGGCATTTAGAGGGCATGTAGAGAGCGGTATCATGAAGATGATTAGTATCGGCTTAGGCAAGCAAAAAGGGGCGGATGCCTGTCATCAACTGGGTTTCAAGCATATGGCGGAAAACGTGCCGGCAATGGCTAAGGCTATGATTAAAAAGTTACCACCTTTAATTGGCGTTGCTCTGGTGGAAAATGCTTATGATGAGACTTGTCTGGTTGAAGCGTTGCCTGCGGATATCATAGAGGAGCGGGAGTCGGAGCTGCTGAAAATTGCCAAGGCTCGGTTAGCCAAAATATATTTTAAGCAAATCGATGTTTTAGTGGTGGATTACATAGGTAAGAACATCAGTGGAGACGGGGCAGATCCTAATATTACCGGTCGTTATCCCACACCCTATGCCTATGGAGGACCGGAAGTCAGTAAAATGGTTGCAATCAAGTAATGAGCAAATTAATGGAGTACGTGGACATTGCCATTGGTAATGAGGAAGATGCTGAAAAGGTTTTTGGTATCAAGGCTGATAATACAGATATTCATGCTGGACAGCTGGACGATTCCGGTTACCGGCAGGTTGCTCAGAAATTAGTAGAACGTTTTGGTTTTCAAAAGGTGGCCATTACCCTGCGGGAAAGTTTCTCAGCCTTTGATAATGGCTGGTCTGCCATGTTATATGATGGTAAGGAGTTCTATAAATCCAAAAGATATAACATTCACATTGTAGATAGGGTAGGCGGCGGAGATTCCTTTGCCGGTGGTTTAATTTATGGTTTGATCTCAGGTATGGATAACCAAAGGGCTTTAGAGTTTGCTGTGGCTGCCTCCTGCTTAAAACATTCTATCTCCGGTGATTTCAACATGGTTTCTGTGGCAGAGGTAGAAAATTTAATGGGCGGCGATGGCTCCGGACGTGTTCAAAGATAACCAATAGACACCTGAAAGAGAGAAAGAGTGGCTCCAATATTCACTCTTTCTCTCTTTTTTGTAAAGATTTTTATTGATGAAAGATAAGACTTTCATACGATGGGATTCGAGTATTTACCACAATTTATCAACCTAACAATAAATTATTGCTTTTCAAATAATGTTTAATGACATAAAGTATATAGGAAGGTACTTATCATGAACCTTTTTTTATTATGATTTAGTGGATAAAGGTTATGGAGAGTGAGATAGATGAAGGATACAAAAGGGAAAGTACAGTCCCTTGATCGTGCTTTTCAATTAATTGAAATAATTGCCAATGCACAGGAACCTCTCACCTTAAAGAAAGTTACTGAGCTTGCTTCTCTGCCCAAACCTACTACTTATAGGATACTGTCTAGCTTGGAATCCTGGGGTTATGTTGAGTTGGACGAGCGTAAGGGTTATAAGCTAGGGGTAAAGTTTTTACAATTAGGGGCCAAGGTACAAGAAGAGTTAGATATCAGAAAAGTAGCCCGTCCATACCTTAAAAAATTGAACGACTTGACCAAAGAAACCGTTTTCTTGAGTATTCTCCACAAGGGGCGTGGCTTGTATATAGATAAATTAGATGGCCAGCACTCCGTCAGGCTGGTGGCTCAGGTTGGGTCACTGAATTATTTGCATTGTTCAGGATTAGGAAAGTGTTTGTTGGCCGGTTTACCTGAGGAGGAACAGAAACAAAGACTAAGGAATATGGAATTACCCAAGATCACGGAGAATACCATTACCGACCCCGAGATATTATTTGACCAACTAAAGACCATCAAGGAACAGGGTTATGCCATTGATAATATGGAGGGAGAAGAAGGAGTTCGTTGTATAGCAGCTCCCATTAAAGATCATAGGGGTAAAGTGGTAGCGGCTGTTAGTATTTCTGGCCCTGCAGCACGAATTACCTTAGAAGTAATAGAAACTGACTTAAAAAAGGCACTGCTAGAAACGGCCCAGGAAATTTCTCGGGCTTTGGGATATAAGAATTAAAAATACCCCACAGTATGACCTGTGGGGTTTAGTTTTACGTTTCTATGTAATCCAAGAACTAGTGGCTTACAGTAAGCAAAGGGATGCCTTTATTACACAACTCCTTGTGCCATCATAGCCTCGGCAACTTTAATAAAGCCAGCAATGTTAGCTCCCACTACCAGATTTCCTGGATAACCATATTCCACCGAGGCAGCCAGACTGTTACGATAAATGTTAGTCATAATTTTATATAATTGGGCATCAACTTCTTCAAAGGTCCAGGACATTCTCATACTGTTTTGGGACATTTCCAGTGCGGAAGTGGATACACCACCTGCATTGGCAGCCTTGGCCGGGGCAAAGAGAACCTTATTCTTTAAGAAAACATTAATTGCTTCCAGAGTAGATGGCATGTTGGCACCTTCACCAATTGCCTTAACCCCATTTTTAACTAATAGTTCAGCGGATTCCTCATTTATTTCATTTTGTGTGGCACAAGGCAGAGCAATATCACAGGGTATGGACCAGATACCGGAGCAGCCTTCATGATATTCCGCATGGGGATTCTCAGCCACATATTCCTTGATCCGTTTTCTCTCAACTTCTTTTAGTCTCTTAACTGTTTTGAGGTTAATGCCATTTTTATCATATACATAGCCATTTGAATCGCTGCAGGCTACAACTTTAGCACCCAGCTGGGTGGCTTTTTCGATGGCATAGATGGCAACATTGCCAGAGCCGGATACAACCACTGTGCTTCCTTCAAAGCTAAGGCCGTTGTCTTTCAGCATTTCTTCTACAAAGTAGACAACGCCATAGCCTGTGGCTTCTGTCCTGACCAAACTGCCGCCGTAGCTAAGTCCTTTTCCTGTTAATACACCGGCTTC
This region of Desulforamulus ferrireducens genomic DNA includes:
- the gdhA gene encoding NADP-specific glutamate dehydrogenase encodes the protein MSTLQDTQIAKDYVSRVYESVQKRNPYEYEFHQAVKEILESLVPALAKHPEYMENAILERLVEPERMITFRVPWVDDQGKTRVNRGFRVQFNSAIGPYKGGIRFHPSVNASIIKFLGFEQILKNSLTGLPIGGGKGGSDFDPKGKSNGEIMRFTQSFMTELYKYLGPDVDVPAGDIGVGAREVGYMFGQYKRIRSAYEAGVLTGKGLSYGGSLVRTEATGYGVVYFVEEMLKDNGLSFEGSTVVVSGSGNVAIYAIEKATQLGAKVVACSDSNGYVYDKNGINLKTVKRLKEVERKRIKEYVAENPHAEYHEGCSGIWSIPCDIALPCATQNEINEESAELLVKNGVKAIGEGANMPSTLEAINVFLKNKVLFAPAKAANAGGVSTSALEMSQNSMRMSWTFEEVDAQLYKIMTNIYRNSLAASVEYGYPGNLVVGANIAGFIKVAEAMMAQGVV
- a CDS encoding DUF362 domain-containing protein translates to MVRVRQKFDATALENPFLTLKEELKKPGCLDKIKPGYQVAICVGSRGIANIAGFTKTTVKVLQEAGANPFIVPCMGSHGGATAEGQAEVLAHLGITEDSVGAPIISSMEVVKVDELPNGLPVYVDKYLLGADAIIVINRVKPHTAFRGHVESGIMKMISIGLGKQKGADACHQLGFKHMAENVPAMAKAMIKKLPPLIGVALVENAYDETCLVEALPADIIEERESELLKIAKARLAKIYFKQIDVLVVDYIGKNISGDGADPNITGRYPTPYAYGGPEVSKMVAIK
- a CDS encoding IclR family transcriptional regulator, which encodes MKDTKGKVQSLDRAFQLIEIIANAQEPLTLKKVTELASLPKPTTYRILSSLESWGYVELDERKGYKLGVKFLQLGAKVQEELDIRKVARPYLKKLNDLTKETVFLSILHKGRGLYIDKLDGQHSVRLVAQVGSLNYLHCSGLGKCLLAGLPEEEQKQRLRNMELPKITENTITDPEILFDQLKTIKEQGYAIDNMEGEEGVRCIAAPIKDHRGKVVAAVSISGPAARITLEVIETDLKKALLETAQEISRALGYKN